Proteins encoded by one window of Amaranthus tricolor cultivar Red isolate AtriRed21 chromosome 4, ASM2621246v1, whole genome shotgun sequence:
- the LOC130809943 gene encoding LOB domain-containing protein 19-like — translation MSNNQNNQQWQGLGNRNNNNHGHVGGGGGPCGACKYLRRKCIEGCVFAPYFDSEQGTAHFAAVHKVFGASNASKLLLRIPAHRRLDAVVTLCYEALSRVRDPIYGCVSHIFTLQQQIINMQAELAFVHARLASLRRLPPTFSTMDHTPSSCCIDQFSVASTTTTTAPIPMPTFDSNFPLHSVCSLESSLAAEGPNITAAELPSFCNITDTYQQDDMIFEDGDLQTLTREFVSKFLPGVKLKSEPN, via the exons ATGAGTAATAAccaaaacaatcaacaatggcaAGGATTAGGAAATAGGAACAACAATAATCACGGTCATGTGGGAGGAGGAGGAGGGCCATGTGGGGCATGCAAGTACCTAAGAAGAAAGTGTATTGAAGGGTGTGTGTTTGCCCCTTATTTTGATTCAGAGCAAGGCACGGCTCATTTTGCGGCCGTACACAAGGTATTTGGCGCTAGTAACGCCTCTAAGCTCCTCCTCCGCATCCCCGCTCATCGACGCCTTGACGCGGTTGTTACGTTATGCTATGAGGCCTTGTCTAGGGTTCGTGATCCTATCTATGGCTGCGTTTCTCATATCTTCACTCTTCAACAACAG ATTATTAATATGCAAGCAGAATTAGCCTTTGTACATGCCAGGCTTGCATCCTTACGCCGCCTTCCGCCCACATTCTCCACAATGGATCACACACCGAGTTCATGTTGCATTGATCAATTCTCGGTTGCaagcaccaccaccaccactgcGCCCATTCCCATGCCTACATTTGACAGCAACTTCCCCCTACATTCAGTATGTTCCTTAGAATCGTCGTTAGCAGCAGAAGGACCCAATATAACAGCAGCAGAATTGCCCAGTTTTTGTAACATAACTGATACTTATCAACAAGATGATATGATTTTTGAGGATGGTGATCTACAAACATTAACCCGCGAATTTGTATCGAAGTTCCTTCCTGGAGTCAAGCTCAAGTCAGAGCCAAACTAA